In Bogoriella caseilytica, the genomic window ATGCTGCGCGACCAGATGCGCACGGCCCGGGCGCAACCCGGCAACGACGGCGCCGCCGGAACGGAAGCGGCCGAGCGCGTGGCCGGCGGCCCGCCCAAGCGCCTCTAAGTACCCGACCTGCACCACCCTCAACCTCGGAAATCGAGAGAGAAGGACAAGAGACAATGCGAGACACCCGACTGACATCACGACGCCTCCCGGTCGCCGTGGCCGCCACCGCAGCGCTGGCCCTGACCCTCGCCGCTTGCGGCGACAACGGCGACAACGGCGCCGACCCGGAAGAGCCGGGCACGGAGAACGGCGACGAGAACGGCGACGACCCGGCGGATGAGTCCGATGACGATGCTGCCGGCGACGGCGGCACCATCACCCTGGGCTACCTGCCCTCGTGGACCGACGGCCTCTCCATGGCCTACCTGCTCGACTACCACCTGACCGAGGCCGGGTACGACGTGGTGCACGAGGAGTTCACCGAGGCCGGCGTGCTCTACACCGCCCTCGCCAGCGGCGATGTCGACATCTACCCCTCCGCCTGGCTGCCGCTCACCCACGGCAGCTACATGGAGAGCTACGAGGGCGATGTCGAGGACCTCGGCATGTTCTACGAGGGCGCGGTGCTCACCCTCGCTGTGCCGGAGTACAGCGACATCGACTCCATCACCGACCTGCCCGACCACGTCGACGCACTCGGTGGCCAGATCGTCGGCATCGAGCCCGGCGCCGGTCACATGGAGGTCACCGCCGACACGGTCTTCCCCACCTACGGGCTCGACGAGGCCGGCTTCGACCTGGCCGAGTCCTCGACCTCGGTGATGCTCACCGAGCTCGAGCAGGCGATGAACGCCGAAGAGGACATCGTGGTGACCCTGTGGCGTCCGTTCTGGGCCTACGCCGAGTTCGACGTCAAGGACCTGGACGACCCCGAGGGTGCGCTCGGCGATCCCGAGGGCCTGCACTTCATCGCGAACAGCGAGTTCTCGGCTGAGTTCCCGGACGTCGCCGACTGGCTCGGTGGCTTGACCCTGGATGACGACACCTACGGCGCGCTCGAAGGCGCCGTGGCCGTCGACCACGAGGACGACCCGGCCGCCGGCGTCCAGCAGTTCCAGGACGAGAACCCCGACGCGGTGCCCAGCATCGACTGATCGTGCGCCCATGCGAAAGCCCGGTCTCCTCGTGGAGGCCGGGCTTTCGTCTGCCCACCGGAAGCGAGCCGGAATCCGCGCTCGGCCCGGCCACCCTGCACAACCCGCGGATGTCCTCCACAGTGGACACCTCCCCACGAAAGGACGCTGACATGCGACACGCCCCCAGCAGGAAGATCCCCGTCACACCGCTCGCCGTCGGAGCGGTGCTGACCCTCGCGCTCGCGGCATGTGGCGGAGAACCGGAGCCACCGGAGCAGGAACCGACGCCGGAGGAGACGGCCTCCCCGTCAACTCCCGAGCCCACCGACGAGGACGAGCCGGATCCGGAGGCGACGGGTGAGGAACCCACCACTGAGCCCACGGAGGAGGACGCCGGTGATGACCTGCTCGAGGCCGATGAGGAACCGCGGTCCCTCCAGGACACCACCGAGCTGCCACCGGGCGGCACCAGCCGCGCAGCCGACGCCGACCTGCCCGGTGACCTGACCCCGATGTACTTCTCGGAGCCAGGATTGGCCGATGTCGTCTTCGTCGAGCACGACGACGTGCTGCACGTGCGCGCCCTGCCCGGCGCTGAGGAGGAGATCGTGGGCGAGTACCCGCCCGTCTGGCGCCCGATGCTCTCCGGCCGGGAGGTGATCTTCGACGGCGGATGGTGGGCCGAGGTCGAGCTCGCTGACGGGTACGGCTGGGTGGGGGTCTCCTACCTCGCTTACGTGCCGCAGGCCGCCGAGGGCAACACGGAGGACTACTCCGACGTACCGCCGGCAGAGAATCCCGATGCCCTGGCGGAGTCCGTCGGCGTGCGCACGCTGGAGGCCTACGCCGAGAACCCGCTGCCGGAACCCCGGTGGACGATCGCCGGCATCTGGGCCACAGACCACGAGAGTCACGACACCCGCAGCTACATCGTGGACGTCACCGGACCGGGCGATGACTCGGTCGGCGGACAACGCCTTAATCTGACCGTGGCCGATGAAGGAGAGGGCTGGTCCGTGACCGGGGTGTCCACCCAGCCGATCTGCCTGCGCGGGCTGAGCGAGGACGATCTCTGCCTCTGAGTGGCGGGCTCAGGGCAGCGGGCCCAGGGCTGCGGGCTCAGCCCGTCCGGCCTGCGGAATCAGACCCGGCGGGCCTCGTGCGCCAGGAGCACCGGGATGCCGTCGCACACCGGGTAGGCCAGACGGGCGCCGTCCGGGCCGGCCTCGGCGGAGACCAGCTCCGGTATGCCATCAGGCCCTGCCTGCTCGGTCAGCGCGGAGCCGGTGACCGGACAGCGCAGGATCTGCTGGACCCAGCCGGGCAGGGCCGGGGAGGGTGCGGAAGCCGTGTTCATTCGTCTCCCTCTCCGCGCAACACGCGCAGGTGCCCGCGGCGGGTGATCTCCCCGTCGCCGAGGTGGGGTTCGTCCAGATGGTGAGTGACCGGCTCGGGCCGACCGCCCACCGGCCGCTGCGCCGGCACCTGCTGGGCCGGGGGCGTGCGTGAGGCCTCGCGGACGGCGTTCGCCAGGGCGAGCAAATCGTCCTCCGACGGCGGTGCGGGCACGAAGTCGCTGGCCAGGCGCACTACATCCCAGCCGCGCGGCACGGTCAGGCGTTCGGCGTGGACGTCGCACAGGTCGTAGGAGTGCGGTTCGGCCACGCGAGCAAGTGGCCCCAGCACTGCGGTGGAATCCGCGTACACATAGGTCAGCGTGGCCACCGCTGCACGACTGCAGGCGGCTCGGGTGCACTGACGGACTGGTCTCACCCGGCAGACGCTACCTCGCCGCACCCATTCGGCACCATGCCCCGCGCCCATCTACGCTCACCCTGTGACCGATGACCCCCAGGCGCTCATCCCCGCCCTGCCGGTGCGGCACATGGGGCGACGCCGCGACCGCCGGGGCCGAGGACTGCGCGGGCCGCTGATGCCCTCGATCATGCCGGCCTGGCGCACGCGGAGCGATCGCTTCGACGATCTGGTGCTTGCCTGCATGGAGCGCCTGGAGGACCGCTTGACCGATCGGCTCGCGGGTGTGGAGTTCGGGGTGGAGGAGGTTCCGCCCTCGGAGCCCGCTCCGTGGGAGCATCGCGCCGTTCCCTTGGGCCGATCGTTTCCCGGTGATCGCCTGGCGGGGCTCAATGACCGGATCGTGGTGTACCGGCGCCCGTTGCTGACCCGCGCGAGCAGCGAGGACGAACTCGAGATCCTGGTGCGCACGGTGCTGGCCGAGCAGATCTCGCACCTGTTGTCGATCCCGCTCGAGGATGTCGACCCGGATCTCTGAGGCACCGCTGGCCGGCTTCGGCCGGGTGCTCAACGCACGGTGACGCGCACCGCGAGGTCCTCGGCGGCATCGGGCACAGGCGTGGCCACGGTGATCAGCTCCCCGTCGGCCGCGTCGGCCCGCAGCACGGCGGCAGCCGAGACGGCGCCGTCGGTCTGCACGAGCAGCGCG contains:
- a CDS encoding glycine betaine ABC transporter substrate-binding protein gives rise to the protein MRDTRLTSRRLPVAVAATAALALTLAACGDNGDNGADPEEPGTENGDENGDDPADESDDDAAGDGGTITLGYLPSWTDGLSMAYLLDYHLTEAGYDVVHEEFTEAGVLYTALASGDVDIYPSAWLPLTHGSYMESYEGDVEDLGMFYEGAVLTLAVPEYSDIDSITDLPDHVDALGGQIVGIEPGAGHMEVTADTVFPTYGLDEAGFDLAESSTSVMLTELEQAMNAEEDIVVTLWRPFWAYAEFDVKDLDDPEGALGDPEGLHFIANSEFSAEFPDVADWLGGLTLDDDTYGALEGAVAVDHEDDPAAGVQQFQDENPDAVPSID
- a CDS encoding SH3 domain-containing protein, which gives rise to MRHAPSRKIPVTPLAVGAVLTLALAACGGEPEPPEQEPTPEETASPSTPEPTDEDEPDPEATGEEPTTEPTEEDAGDDLLEADEEPRSLQDTTELPPGGTSRAADADLPGDLTPMYFSEPGLADVVFVEHDDVLHVRALPGAEEEIVGEYPPVWRPMLSGREVIFDGGWWAEVELADGYGWVGVSYLAYVPQAAEGNTEDYSDVPPAENPDALAESVGVRTLEAYAENPLPEPRWTIAGIWATDHESHDTRSYIVDVTGPGDDSVGGQRLNLTVADEGEGWSVTGVSTQPICLRGLSEDDLCL
- a CDS encoding Trm112 family protein, with amino-acid sequence MNTASAPSPALPGWVQQILRCPVTGSALTEQAGPDGIPELVSAEAGPDGARLAYPVCDGIPVLLAHEARRV
- a CDS encoding DUF3499 domain-containing protein; amino-acid sequence: MRPVRQCTRAACSRAAVATLTYVYADSTAVLGPLARVAEPHSYDLCDVHAERLTVPRGWDVVRLASDFVPAPPSEDDLLALANAVREASRTPPAQQVPAQRPVGGRPEPVTHHLDEPHLGDGEITRRGHLRVLRGEGDE
- a CDS encoding metallopeptidase family protein, giving the protein MTDDPQALIPALPVRHMGRRRDRRGRGLRGPLMPSIMPAWRTRSDRFDDLVLACMERLEDRLTDRLAGVEFGVEEVPPSEPAPWEHRAVPLGRSFPGDRLAGLNDRIVVYRRPLLTRASSEDELEILVRTVLAEQISHLLSIPLEDVDPDL